A window from Polyodon spathula isolate WHYD16114869_AA chromosome 28, ASM1765450v1, whole genome shotgun sequence encodes these proteins:
- the LOC121301995 gene encoding multiple epidermal growth factor-like domains protein 6 isoform X2, translated as MLKVVFLSVLALASALQCPDGGMCSGDNTCCKIPGGGYSCCPLPSDIRSFPMIQAGSLNDISGTVCPDNSPCPSEYSCLLTPTGVYGCCPFPQGLSCADGKRCCPDGYKCSDDGSSCTRHTEVSVVGAVICPDQESECPDETTCCELPDGSWGCCPMVNAVCCDDKLHCCPEGTRCDTAHSKCLSHESETPMWGKLLARKRAAWENDKVPKVESVVCPDGKSQCQDGATCCLMQSGKYGCCPLPNAVCCTDHEHCCPAASTCDLEHDTCTSASGETQLLKKIPAVIRDVICPDMQTKCPSETTCCELPSGSYGCCPMPQAVCCDDHEHCCPEGTTCDLAAGTCDKGGFSVPWLEKVPALMSEPNEEKCDDQKSCPDGNTCCKLSTGEWACCPLPHAVCCNDEYCCPEGTTCDTAHSTCLSAEGETTMRKKFLAIRKNSNTKASDVQCDDTTACPDGSTCCKTATGSWACCPLVKAVCCEDHEHCCPEGTTCDLAAGTCDKGGFSVPWLEKVPALMSEPNEEKCDDQKSCPDGNTCCKLSTGEWACCPLPHAVCCNDEYCCPEGTTCDTAHSTCLSAEGETVMRKKFPAIRKNSNNGKMLVLVKGTVERVKCDDTKSCPDGNTCCKNKHGGWGCCSFPKAVCCDDHEHCCPEGTTCDLAAGTCDQGGFSVPWLEKVPALMSEPNEEKCDDQKSCPDGNTCCKLSTGEWACCPLPHAVCCNDEYCCPEGTTCDTAHSTCLSAEGETVMRKKFPAIGKNSNTKASDVQCDDTTACPDGSTCCKTATGSWACCPLVKAVCCEDHEHCCPEGTTCDLAAGTCDKGGFSVPWLEKVPALMSEPNEEKCDDQKSCPDGNTCCKLSTGEWACCPLPHAVCCNDEYCCPEGTTCDTAHSTCLSAEGETVMRKKFPAIGKNSNSGKMLMLVKGTVERVKCDDTKSCPDGNTCCKNKHGGWGCCSFPKAVCCDDHEHCCPEGTTCDLAAGTCDQGGFSVPWLEKVPALMSEPNEEKCDDQKSCPDGNTCCKLSTGEWACCPLPHAVCCNDEYCCPEGTTCDTAHSTCLSAEGETTMRKKFLAIRKNSNTKASDVQCDDTTACPDGSTCCKTATGSWACCPLVKAVCCEDHEHCCPEGTTCDLAAGTCDKGGFSVPWLEKVPALMSEPNEEKCDDQKSCPDGNTCCKLSTGEWACCPLPHAVCCNDEYCCPEGTTCDTAHSTCLSAEGETVMRKKFLAIRKNSNTKASDVQCDDTTACPDGSTCCKTATGSWACCPLVKAVCCEDHEHCCPEGTTCDLAAGTCDKGGFSVPWLEKVPALMSEPNEEKCDDQKSCPDGNTCCKLSTGEWACCPLPHAVCCNDEYCCPEGTTCDTAHSTCLSAEGETVMRKKFPAIRKNSNNGKMLVLVKGTVERVKCDDTKSCPDGNTCCKNKHGGWGCCSFPKAVCCDDHEHCCPEGTTCDLAAGTCDQGGFSVPWLEKVPALMSEPNEEKCDDQKSCPDGNTCCKLSTGEWACCPLPHAVCCNDEYCCPEGTTCDTAHSTCLSAEGETTMRKKFLAIRKNSNTKASDVQCDDTTACPDGSTCCKTATGSWACCPLVKAVCCEDHEHCCPEGTTCDLAAGTCDKGGFSVPWLEKVPALMSEPNEEKCDDQKSCPDGNTCCKLSTGEWACCPLPHAVCCNDEYCCPEGTTCDTAHSTCLSAEGETVMRKKFPAIGKNSNSGKMLMLVKGTVERVKCDDTKSCPDGNTCCKNKHGGWGCCSFPKAVCCDDHEHCCPEGTTCDLAAGTCDQGGFSVPWLEKVPALMSEPNEEKCDDQKSCPDGNTCCKLSTGEWACCPLPHAVCCNDEYCCPEGTTCDTAHSTCLSAEGETVMRKKFPAIRKNSNNGKMLVLVKGTVERVKCDDTKSCPDGNTCCKNKHGGWGCCSFPKAVCCDDHEHCCPEGTTCDLAAGTCDQGGFSVPWLEKVPALMSEPNEEKCDDQTSCPDGTTCCKLSTGDWACCPLMHAVCCNDHEHCCPKGYKCDVEQQTCVKQGLSIPWVAKKPPMKRLLSAAGAHTDKNMCDKHTCPKEMTCFKMRTEKWGCCPLPNAVFCNDQEHCCPQGYQCNIQTSTCERQSPVLPWVFQKAPLYSISAASPDSRGNEKCDDQHNCSGQQTCCKTTAGTWGCCPYSQGVCCDDRQHCCPNRYTCDKSGAKCVRSNGLSWDVLFSEKRRAFNTL; from the exons ATGTTGAAGgttgtgtttctgtctgtcctGGCCCTGGCCTCAGCACTCCAGTGCCCTGATGGAGGGATGTGCTCGGGTGACAATACCTGCTGCAAGATCCCCGGTGGTGGATACAGCTGCTGCCCGCTCCCAAGT GATATCCGTTCATTCCCCATGATTCAGGCAGGCTCTCTGAATGACATTTCTGGAACTGTGTGCCCAGACAACTCTCCCTGCCCCTCTGAGTACTCATGTCTGCTCACCCCCACTGGAGTGTATGGCTGTTGCCCCTTTCCTCAG GGGCTGTCATGTGCTGATGGGAAACGCTGTTGTCCAGATGGCTATAAATGCAGTGATGATGGAAGTTCCTGCACTCGACATACAG AGGTCTCAGTTGTTGGTGCGGTGATTTGTCCGGATCAGGAGTCGGAGTGTCCCGACGAAACTACCTGCTGTGAGCTGCCAGATGGATCCTGGGGCTGCTGTCCTATGGTGAAT GCTGTGTGTTGTGATGATAAATTGCACTGCTGTCCTGAAGGCACCAGGTGTGACACTGCCCACTCCAAGTGTCTGTCACATGAGAGTGAGACCCCCATGTGGGGCAAATTGCTTGCGAGAAAGAGGGCAGCTTGGGAAAACGATAAAG TGCCGAAGGTAGAATCTGTTGTTTGTCCGGATGGGAAGAGCCAATGCCAAGATGGTGCCACCTGCTGTCTAATGCAAAGCGGCAAGTATGGCTGCTGCCCATTACCCAAT GCTGTATGCTGTACAGACCATGAGCACTGCTGTCCTGCCGCCAGCACGTGTGACCTGGAACATGACACTTGTACGTCTGCAAGCGGGGAAACTCAGCTGCTTAAAAAGATCCCAGCAGTCATAAGAGATG TGATTTGTCCAGATATGCAGACCAAATGCCCCAGTGAGACAACCTGCTGCGAACTACCATCGGGAAGTTATGGCTGCTGCCCTATGCCTCAA GCTGTTTGCTGTGATGACCACGAGCATTGCTGTCCAGAGGGCACCACCTGTGACCTTGCAGCTGGCACCTGTGACAAGGGTGGATTCTCAGTGCCCTGGCTGGAGAAGGTGCCAGCCCTCATGAGCGAGCCCAACGAAGAGAAGTGCGACGACCAGAAAAGCTGCCCTGACGGGAACACCTGCTGTAAACTGAGCACTGGAGAGTGGGCCTGCTGTCCACTGCCGCAT GCTGTGTGCTGTAACGACGAGTACTGCTGTCCCGAGGGAACCACGTGTGATACCGCACACAGCACGTGTTTGTCTGCAGAGGGGGAAACCACAATGAGGAAGAAGTTTCTGGCTATCAGGAAAAACTCCAACACTAAAG CAAGTGATGTGCAATGTGATGACACAACAGCATGTCCTGATGGAAGCACCTGCTGCAAGACAGCTACTGGAAGCTGGGCATGCTGTCCTTTAGTTAAG GCTGTTTGCTGTGAAGACCACGAGCATTGCTGTCCAGAGGGCACCACCTGTGACCTTGCAGCTGGCACCTGTGACAAGGGTGGATTCTCAGTGCCCTGGCTGGAGAAGGTGCCAGCCCTCATGAGCGAGCCCAACGAAGAGAAGTGCGACGACCAGAAAAGCTGCCCTGACGGGAACACCTGCTGTAAACTGAGCACTGGAGAGTGGGCCTGCTGTCCACTGCCGCAT GCTGTGTGCTGTAACGACGAGTACTGCTGTCCCGAGGGAACCACGTGTGATACCGCACACAGCACGTGTTTGTCTGCAGAGGGGGAAACCGTGATGAGGAAGAAGTTTCCGGCTATCAGGAAAAACTCCAACAATGGGAAGATGCTTGTGCTTGTGAAGGGGACGGTCGAGAGAGTCAAGTGTGATGACACCAAATCCTGTCCTGACGGCAACACCTGCTGCAAGAACAAGCACGGGGGCTGGGGGTGCTGCAGCTTTCCCAag GCTGTTTGCTGTGATGACCACGAGCATTGCTGTCCAGAGGGCACCACCTGTGACCTTGCCGCTGGCACCTGTGATCAAGGTGGATTCTCTGTGCCCTGGCTGGAGAAGGTGCCAGCCCTCATGAGCGAGCCCAACGAAGAGAAGTGCGACGACCAGAAAAGCTGCCCTGACGGGAACACCTGCTGTAAACTGAGCACTGGAGAGTGGGCCTGCTGTCCACTGCCGCAT GCTGTGTGCTGTAACGACGAGTACTGCTGTCCCGAGGGAACCACGTGTGATACCGCACACAGCACGTGTTTGTCTGCAGAGGGGGAAACCGTGATGAGGAAGAAGTTTCCGGCTATCGGGAAAAACTCCAACACTAAAG CAAGTGATGTGCAATGTGATGACACAACAGCATGTCCTGATGGAAGCACCTGCTGCAAGACAGCTACTGGAAGCTGGGCATGCTGTCCTTTAGTTAAG GCTGTTTGCTGTGAAGACCACGAGCATTGCTGTCCAGAGGGCACCACCTGTGACCTTGCAGCTGGCACCTGTGACAAGGGTGGATTCTCAGTGCCCTGGCTGGAGAAGGTGCCAGCCCTCATGAGCGAGCCCAACGAAGAGAAGTGCGACGACCAGAAAAGCTGCCCTGACGGGAACACCTGCTGTAAACTGAGCACTGGAGAGTGGGCCTGCTGTCCACTGCCGCAT GCTGTGTGCTGTAACGACGAGTACTGCTGTCCCGAGGGAACCACGTGTGATACCGCACACAGCACGTGTTTGTCTGCAGAGGGGGAAACCGTGATGAGGAAGAAGTTTCCGGCTATCGGGAAAAACTCCAACAGTGGGAAGATGCTTATGCTTGTGAAGGGGACGGTCGAGAGAGTCAAGTGTGATGACACCAAATCCTGTCCTGACGGCAACACCTGCTGCAAGAACAAGCACGGGGGCTGGGGGTGCTGCAGCTTTCCCAag GCTGTTTGCTGTGATGACCACGAGCATTGCTGTCCAGAGGGCACCACCTGTGACCTTGCCGCTGGCACCTGTGATCAAGGTGGATTCTCTGTGCCCTGGCTGGAGAAGGTGCCAGCCCTCATGAGCGAGCCCAACGAAGAGAAGTGCGACGACCAGAAAAGCTGCCCTGACGGGAACACCTGCTGTAAACTGAGCACTGGAGAGTGGGCCTGCTGTCCACTGCCGCAT GCTGTGTGCTGTAACGACGAGTACTGCTGTCCCGAGGGAACCACGTGTGATACCGCACACAGCACGTGTTTGTCTGCAGAGGGGGAAACCACGATGAGGAAGAAGTTTCTGGCTATCAGGAAAAACTCCAACACTAAAG CAAGTGATGTGCAATGTGATGACACAACAGCATGTCCTGATGGAAGCACCTGCTGCAAGACAGCTACTGGAAGCTGGGCATGCTGTCCTTTAGTTAAG GCTGTTTGCTGTGAAGACCACGAGCATTGCTGTCCAGAGGGCACCACCTGTGACCTTGCAGCTGGCACCTGTGACAAGGGTGGATTCTCAGTGCCCTGGCTGGAGAAGGTGCCAGCCCTCATGAGCGAGCCCAACGAAGAGAAGTGCGACGACCAGAAAAGCTGCCCTGACGGGAACACCTGCTGTAAACTGAGCACTGGAGAGTGGGCCTGCTGTCCACTGCCGCAT GCTGTGTGCTGTAACGACGAGTACTGCTGTCCCGAGGGAACCACGTGTGATACCGCACACAGCACGTGTTTGTCTGCAGAGGGGGAAACCGTGATGAGGAAGAAGTTTCTGGCTATCAGGAAAAACTCCAACACTAAAG CAAGTGATGTGCAATGTGATGACACAACAGCATGTCCTGATGGAAGCACCTGCTGCAAGACAGCTACTGGAAGCTGGGCATGCTGTCCTTTAGTTAAG GCTGTTTGCTGTGAAGACCACGAGCATTGCTGTCCAGAGGGCACCACCTGTGACCTTGCAGCTGGCACCTGTGACAAGGGTGGATTCTCAGTGCCCTGGCTGGAGAAGGTGCCAGCCCTCATGAGCGAGCCCAACGAAGAGAAGTGCGACGACCAGAAAAGCTGCCCTGACGGGAACACCTGCTGTAAACTGAGCACTGGAGAGTGGGCTTGCTGTCCACTGCCGCAT GCTGTGTGCTGTAACGACGAGTACTGCTGTCCCGAGGGAACCACGTGTGATACCGCACACAGCACGTGTTTGTCTGCAGAGGGGGAAACCGTGATGAGGAAGAAGTTTCCGGCTATCAGGAAAAACTCCAACAATGGGAAGATGCTTGTGCTTGTGAAGGGGACGGTCGAGAGAGTCAAGTGTGATGACACCAAATCCTGTCCTGACGGCAACACCTGCTGCAAGAACAAGCACGGGGGCTGGGGGTGCTGCAGCTTTCCCAag GCTGTTTGCTGTGATGACCACGAGCATTGCTGTCCAGAGGGCACCACCTGTGACCTTGCCGCTGGCACCTGTGATCAAGGTGGATTCTCTGTGCCCTGGCTGGAGAAGGTGCCAGCCCTCATGAGCGAGCCCAACGAAGAGAAGTGCGACGACCAGAAAAGCTGCCCTGACGGGAACACCTGCTGTAAACTGAGCACTGGAGAGTGGGCCTGCTGTCCACTGCCGCAT GCTGTGTGCTGTAACGACGAGTACTGCTGTCCCGAGGGAACCACGTGTGATACCGCACACAGCACGTGTTTGTCTGCAGAGGGGGAAACCACAATGAGGAAGAAGTTTCTGGCTATCAGGAAAAACTCCAACACTAAAG CAAGTGATGTGCAATGTGATGACACAACAGCATGTCCTGATGGAAGCACCTGCTGCAAGACAGCTACTGGAAGCTGGGCATGCTGTCCTTTAGTTAAG GCTGTTTGCTGTGAAGACCACGAGCATTGCTGTCCAGAGGGCACCACCTGTGACCTTGCAGCTGGCACCTGTGACAAGGGTGGATTCTCAGTGCCCTGGCTGGAGAAGGTGCCAGCCCTCATGAGCGAGCCCAACGAAGAGAAGTGCGATGACCAGAAAAGCTGCCCTGACGGGAACACCTGCTGTAAACTGAGCACTGGAGAGTGGGCCTGCTGTCCACTGCCGCAT GCTGTGTGCTGTAACGACGAGTACTGCTGTCCCGAGGGAACCACGTGTGATACCGCACACAGCACGTGTTTGTCTGCAGAGGGGGAAACCGTGATGAGGAAGAAGTTTCCGGCTATCGGGAAAAACTCCAACAGTGGGAAGATGCTTATGCTTGTGAAGGGGACGGTCGAGAGAGTCAAGTGTGATGACACCAAATCCTGTCCTGACGGCAACACCTGCTGCAAGAACAAGCACGGGGGCTGGGGGTGCTGCAGCTTTCCCAag GCTGTTTGCTGTGATGACCACGAGCATTGCTGTCCAGAGGGCACCACCTGTGACCTTGCCGCTGGCACCTGTGATCAAGGTGGATTCTCAGTGCCCTGGCTGGAGAAGGTGCCAGCCCTCATGAGCGAGCCCAACGAAGAGAAGTGCGACGACCAGAAAAGCTGCCCTGACGGGAACACCTGCTGTAAACTGAGCACTGGAGAGTGGGCCTGCTGTCCACTGCCGCAT GCTGTGTGCTGTAACGACGAGTACTGCTGTCCCGAGGGAACCACGTGTGATACCGCACACAGCACGTGTTTGTCTGCAGAGGGGGAAACCGTGATGAGGAAGAAGTTTCCGGCTATCAGGAAAAACTCCAACAATGGGAAGATGCTTGTGCTTGTGAAGGGGACGGTCGAGAGAGTCAAGTGTGATGACACCAAATCCTGTCCTGACGGCAACACCTGCTGCAAGAACAAGCACGGGGGCTGGGGGTGCTGCAGCTTTCCCAag GCTGTTTGCTGTGATGACCACGAGCATTGCTGTCCAGAGGGCACCACCTGTGACCTTGCCGCTGGCACCTGTGATCAAGGTGGATTCTCTGTGCCCTGGCTGGAGAAGGTGCCAGCCCTCATGAGCGAGCCCAACGAAGAGAAGTGCGACGACCAGACCAGCTGCCCCGACGGGACTACTTGCTGTAAATTGAGCACTGGTGACTGGGCCTGCTGTCCACTGATGCAT GCTGTGTGCTGCAATGATCACGAACACTGTTGTCCTAAAGGGTACAAGTGTGATGTTGAGCAGCAGACCTGCGTCAAGCAAGGCCTGAGCATCCCCTGGGTGGCAAAGAAACCTCCCATGAAGAGGCTGCTGTCTGCAGCTGGAGCCCACACAGACAAGAACATGTGTGACAAGCACACCTGCCCCAAGGAAATGACATGCTTCAAGATGAGAACAGAGAAGTGGGGCTGCTGTCCTCTACCAAAC GCGGTGTTCTGTAATGATCAGGAGCACTGTTGTCCCCAGGGTTACCAGTGCAACATACAGACCAGCACCTGTGAGAGACAGAGCCCGGTCCTCCCCTGGGTCTTTCAGAAAGCCCCTCTCTATAGCATCTCTGCTGCCTCCCCTGACTCCAGAGGCAATGAAAAATGTGATGATCAGCACAACTGCTCAGGTCAGCAAACCTGCTGCAAGACTACTGCTGGAACCTGGGGCTGCTGCCCCTACAGCCAG GGTGTCTGCTGTGATGATCGTCAGCACTGCTGTCCAAATCGCTACACTTGTGACAAGTCTGGTGCAAAGTGTGTTCGGAGCAACGGCCTAAGCTGGGATGTGCTTTTCTCTGAAAAAAGAAGGGCGTTTAACACCTTGTAG